The following coding sequences lie in one Paenibacillus durus ATCC 35681 genomic window:
- a CDS encoding ABC transporter ATP-binding protein: MKLEIKNVSCGYGSKVVLSGVSMEVNSGEILSLLGPNGVGKTTLFKTILGFLKLIDGKILLDGQDVRSWSRKKLAGAIGYVPQAHTPPFPFSVIDVVLMGRVAHLGALSSPSGKDVKIADEALDSLGISYLRDRIYTEISGGERQMVLIARALTQKPDILVMDEPTSNLDFGNQIKVLKQVNRLAERGLGIVMTTHFPNHAFQCPGKVVLLQRNNRFVYGKADEVVTENHLRAAYGIDVVIKDIMLPGGNAVRSCVPLID; this comes from the coding sequence ATGAAGCTGGAAATCAAGAACGTCTCTTGCGGCTACGGTTCAAAGGTTGTGCTAAGCGGCGTATCCATGGAAGTGAATTCCGGAGAAATCCTGAGCCTTCTGGGACCAAACGGGGTTGGAAAAACGACTTTATTCAAAACGATTTTGGGATTCCTAAAGCTTATTGACGGTAAAATCCTGCTGGACGGCCAGGATGTGAGAAGTTGGTCCAGGAAGAAACTGGCGGGCGCAATCGGTTATGTTCCCCAGGCGCATACGCCCCCGTTTCCTTTTTCCGTAATTGATGTGGTGCTTATGGGGCGGGTGGCTCACTTGGGCGCTCTCTCCTCTCCCTCCGGCAAGGACGTAAAGATCGCCGACGAAGCGCTGGATTCTTTGGGAATTTCTTATCTGAGGGACCGGATTTATACGGAAATCAGCGGTGGTGAACGGCAGATGGTGCTGATCGCCCGTGCGCTAACCCAGAAGCCTGACATCCTGGTCATGGATGAGCCTACCTCGAATCTCGATTTTGGCAATCAGATTAAAGTGCTGAAGCAGGTTAACCGCCTGGCCGAGCGGGGACTTGGCATTGTGATGACGACCCATTTTCCGAACCATGCCTTTCAATGTCCTGGCAAAGTGGTGCTGCTGCAGCGAAATAACCGGTTTGTTTATGGGAAAGCGGATGAAGTCGTAACCGAGAATCACCTGCGCGCCGCCTATGGCATTGATGTCGTTATCAAGGATATCATGCTGCCTGGCGGGAATGCCGTTCGCTCATGCGTACCATTAATTGATTAA
- the nifH gene encoding nitrogenase iron protein yields MTRKIAIYGKGGIGKSTTQQNTASAMAYFHKKQVFIHGCDPKADSTRMILGGKPQETLMDTLRETGEESITVDSVVKTGYQGIRCVESGGPEPGVGCAGRGVITAINLMEDLGAYTEDLDFVFFDVLGDVVCGGFAMPIREGKAEEVYIVASGEMMAIYAANNIARGMLKYADQSGVRLGGIICNSRNVDKELELMEEFTSKLGTQLIHFVPRDNIVQKAEFNKKSVIEFDAASNQANEYSELARKIIENKSFVIPTPLTMDELEDMVTKYGIVD; encoded by the coding sequence ATGACAAGAAAAATCGCAATTTACGGTAAGGGCGGCATTGGTAAATCCACAACACAACAAAACACGGCTTCGGCAATGGCTTATTTCCACAAAAAACAGGTGTTCATCCATGGTTGCGATCCGAAGGCCGACTCCACCCGGATGATTCTCGGCGGCAAACCGCAAGAAACATTGATGGATACGCTGCGCGAAACCGGTGAAGAATCCATCACGGTCGACAGTGTAGTAAAAACGGGTTATCAAGGTATCCGCTGCGTTGAATCAGGCGGTCCGGAACCGGGTGTTGGTTGTGCGGGACGCGGCGTTATTACCGCAATCAACCTGATGGAAGACCTTGGTGCTTACACTGAGGACCTCGACTTTGTATTCTTTGACGTATTGGGCGACGTTGTATGCGGCGGTTTCGCAATGCCGATTCGCGAAGGCAAAGCAGAAGAGGTTTACATCGTGGCCTCCGGTGAGATGATGGCTATTTACGCAGCTAACAATATTGCACGCGGTATGCTGAAATATGCGGATCAGAGCGGCGTCCGGCTGGGCGGTATTATCTGTAACAGCCGTAACGTTGATAAAGAATTAGAACTTATGGAAGAATTCACTTCCAAGCTTGGCACTCAACTGATTCACTTTGTACCACGCGACAACATCGTTCAAAAGGCGGAATTCAATAAAAAATCGGTTATCGAATTTGACGCTGCAAGTAATCAAGCTAATGAATATTCAGAACTGGCACGTAAAATTATCGAAAACAAAAGCTTCGTAATTCCTACTCCGCTGACCATGGACGAGCTGGAAGATATGGTTACCAAGTACGGTATTGTCGACTAA
- a CDS encoding Fe-only/vanadium nitrogenase subunit delta: MSEKVEQLTTFIQEKCLWQFLSRTWDREEAISGVIKMIETLQTGGQPVIETPIDKCHYADAKVLLTDINKAFSWFGELNAEQLGEVLHGVEARLKEITITGSLNGELNHQLY; encoded by the coding sequence ATGAGCGAGAAAGTAGAACAATTAACGACATTCATTCAGGAAAAATGCTTATGGCAATTCCTCTCCCGTACATGGGACCGCGAGGAGGCCATATCCGGTGTAATCAAGATGATCGAAACCCTGCAAACCGGCGGTCAACCGGTAATCGAAACTCCTATTGACAAGTGTCATTATGCGGATGCCAAAGTGCTGCTGACGGATATTAATAAAGCTTTTTCTTGGTTCGGTGAATTGAATGCCGAACAGCTTGGCGAAGTTCTGCACGGTGTTGAAGCGCGGTTGAAGGAAATCACCATCACCGGTTCCTTGAACGGTGAACTGAATCATCAATTGTACTAA
- a CDS encoding FecCD family ABC transporter permease: MEYVKKGVIESSDVLLKSDSRRTSSRKKASILTVLAAVLIAVICISVTVGRYSVPLSEMMHILWGKLFGVTPTWPLSVETVLLHVRIPRIIKALLVGGALAVSGAAYQGLFKNPMVSPDILGVSSGAGFGASLAILFSYGTIGIQLAAFGFGLGAVMLTFFISAIIGRGKSSILVLVLTGMVISTLFSSLTSMTKYLADTENKLPDITYWLMGSLARSTSLKDIIILLVPVLVGSIPLFLIRWKLNVLSFGEEEAQALGINTKRLRLLIIGCATLLTASAISVSGMVGWIGLIIPHAARLIAGPNYKMLLPTSILIGSAFLLLVDDIARSAFALEIPLSILTSLIGAPFFLYLLLQGRKAWI, encoded by the coding sequence GTGGAGTATGTCAAAAAAGGTGTCATTGAATCAAGCGATGTGCTGCTGAAGTCGGATTCGCGCCGAACATCAAGCAGGAAGAAAGCGTCTATCCTTACCGTGCTCGCCGCTGTACTGATTGCCGTAATCTGTATTTCCGTTACGGTGGGCAGATATTCGGTTCCACTGTCAGAAATGATGCACATTCTCTGGGGAAAGCTGTTTGGAGTTACCCCTACATGGCCGCTTTCCGTAGAGACGGTGCTGCTGCACGTTCGAATTCCCAGAATTATTAAGGCCCTTTTGGTGGGGGGAGCTTTAGCGGTATCTGGAGCGGCTTATCAAGGGCTGTTCAAGAATCCGATGGTGTCTCCCGACATATTGGGGGTATCATCGGGAGCCGGCTTTGGCGCTTCACTGGCCATTCTGTTCTCCTACGGAACCATTGGAATCCAGCTTGCCGCTTTCGGCTTCGGTCTGGGAGCGGTTATGCTCACCTTCTTCATCAGCGCTATCATCGGACGCGGTAAAAGCTCCATCCTGGTGCTGGTACTTACCGGAATGGTGATCTCCACCTTATTCTCCTCGCTCACCTCGATGACGAAATACCTTGCCGACACGGAAAATAAATTACCCGATATCACGTATTGGCTAATGGGTAGCCTGGCTCGCTCAACCAGCCTGAAAGACATCATCATTCTTCTTGTTCCTGTTCTTGTAGGCAGTATACCGCTCTTTCTGATTAGGTGGAAGCTGAACGTACTCTCCTTCGGAGAGGAAGAAGCCCAGGCGCTGGGAATTAACACCAAAAGACTGCGGCTGCTCATCATAGGCTGCGCGACACTCCTGACGGCTTCAGCGATTTCCGTAAGCGGCATGGTTGGCTGGATCGGGCTTATTATTCCTCATGCGGCCAGGCTTATCGCCGGTCCCAATTACAAAATGCTCCTGCCTACGTCCATTCTGATCGGCAGCGCATTCCTGCTGCTGGTGGACGATATCGCCCGCAGCGCATTCGCTCTTGAAATTCCTCTTAGCATACTTACCTCGCTGATTGGCGCCCCCTTTTTTCTGTACTTGCTGTTACAGGGAAGGAAGGCATGGATATGA
- a CDS encoding nitrogenase component 1, with amino-acid sequence MSLELKQKERCGIINPMYNCQPAGAQFASIGIKDCIPLVHGGQGCSMFVRLLFAQHFKENFEIASSSVHEEAAVFGAVKRIEEGVMTLAQRYPDLRVIPIITTCSTETIGDDIEGTIRKVNKMLKDEFPDREIHLVAVHTPSYNGSHVSGYNVAVQSLTKTLAKKGEPTGKINFFTGWLNPGDVKQIKHILSEMGVEGNILLDTETFDAPTMPGKDAFAYGSTTVEDFENSANAKGSISLCKYQGASAANFLQTKFQVPSVVTNTPIGIKNTDLFLEEISKMSGQPIPDSLVEERGRAIDAMADLAHMFFANKKVAIFGDPDLVIGLAQFCQEVELEPTLLLLGDDNSAYTKDERLAELEKNAAAPMEVIWNADLWELERRVKEGQQIDLIMGHSKGRYVATDNKIPMVRVGFPTFDRAGLWKYPVIGYKGAEWLAETIANTLFVDMEYKKNKEWILNVW; translated from the coding sequence ATGTCTTTGGAGCTTAAACAAAAAGAACGATGCGGTATTATTAACCCTATGTACAACTGTCAGCCTGCTGGCGCGCAGTTCGCCAGCATCGGCATTAAGGATTGCATTCCGCTGGTGCATGGCGGGCAAGGCTGCAGTATGTTTGTCCGTCTTCTGTTCGCGCAGCATTTTAAGGAAAACTTTGAAATTGCGTCTTCATCCGTGCATGAGGAAGCGGCTGTATTCGGAGCGGTCAAGCGGATTGAGGAAGGCGTCATGACGCTGGCACAGCGTTATCCGGACCTTAGAGTGATCCCTATCATTACAACCTGCTCGACCGAAACGATCGGAGACGATATCGAAGGAACTATCCGTAAGGTCAACAAAATGCTGAAAGATGAATTTCCAGACCGGGAAATTCACCTGGTTGCGGTCCACACGCCGAGTTATAACGGAAGCCATGTCTCCGGTTATAACGTAGCGGTTCAATCCCTTACGAAAACCCTTGCCAAGAAGGGTGAGCCCACTGGCAAGATTAACTTCTTCACTGGCTGGCTGAACCCGGGCGATGTGAAGCAAATCAAGCATATCCTGAGCGAAATGGGTGTGGAAGGAAATATTTTGCTCGATACGGAAACCTTCGACGCTCCGACCATGCCGGGCAAGGATGCCTTCGCCTATGGAAGCACAACGGTTGAGGATTTCGAAAACAGCGCCAACGCCAAAGGCTCCATCTCTTTGTGTAAGTATCAAGGGGCCAGCGCTGCAAACTTCCTGCAAACCAAATTCCAGGTGCCGTCCGTCGTGACCAATACGCCAATCGGCATTAAAAATACGGATTTGTTCCTGGAGGAAATCTCCAAGATGTCCGGCCAGCCTATTCCGGATTCTCTTGTGGAAGAACGGGGCAGAGCGATTGATGCGATGGCCGACCTGGCTCACATGTTCTTTGCCAACAAGAAAGTGGCGATTTTCGGCGATCCTGACCTGGTCATCGGGTTGGCTCAATTCTGTCAGGAGGTTGAGCTGGAGCCTACGCTGCTGCTGCTCGGAGACGACAACTCCGCCTATACCAAAGACGAGCGTCTTGCGGAACTGGAGAAGAACGCAGCCGCTCCTATGGAAGTCATTTGGAACGCTGACCTTTGGGAGCTGGAACGCCGCGTAAAAGAAGGTCAACAAATTGATCTGATCATGGGCCACTCCAAAGGCAGATATGTCGCTACGGATAACAAGATTCCTATGGTTCGCGTCGGCTTCCCGACCTTTGACAGAGCGGGCCTCTGGAAGTATCCGGTTATTGGATACAAAGGTGCTGAGTGGCTGGCGGAAACGATTGCCAACACGCTGTTCGTCGACATGGAATACAAGAAGAATAAAGAATGGATCTTGAACGTCTGGTAA
- the vnfD gene encoding nitrogenase vanadium-iron protein, alpha chain: MPLKLLKCDVTIPERERHVYIKEPGEDTTQYLPISNAATIPGTLSERGCSYCGAKLVIGGVLKDTIQMIHGPVGCAYDTWHTKRYPSDNDNFQLKYVWSTNLKEKHIIFGGEKQLKQSIIEAFQEMPDIKRMFIYTTCATALIGDDPKAVAKAVEKELGDVDIFVVECPGFAGVSQSKGHHVLNMGWINEKVGTLEPTITSPYTINFIGDYNIQGDSQVLEKYFHKMGIQIIAHFTGNASYDDLRGMHRAQLNVVNCARSAGYIANELKKRYGIPRLDIDSWGFEYCQDALRKVGAFFGLEDKAEEVIAEEVAKYKEQMEWYRAGLKGKKVCIWTGGPRLWHWTKALEDDLGMTVVAMSSKFGHQEDFEKVIARGNEGTIYIDDANELEFFEVLEMVKPDLVLTGPRVGDLVKKLHLPYINGHAYHNGPYMGFEGSVNMARDMYNAIYSPLMKLAAIDVREKAALEVGV; this comes from the coding sequence ATGCCATTAAAACTATTAAAATGTGACGTTACCATCCCTGAACGGGAAAGACACGTATACATCAAGGAACCGGGGGAGGATACCACTCAATACCTGCCGATATCCAACGCTGCCACCATCCCAGGGACATTGTCGGAGCGGGGCTGCAGCTATTGCGGAGCGAAGCTGGTTATTGGCGGCGTCCTTAAGGATACCATTCAAATGATTCATGGTCCGGTTGGCTGCGCGTACGATACCTGGCACACGAAGCGCTATCCAAGTGATAACGATAACTTCCAGTTGAAGTATGTCTGGTCCACCAACCTGAAAGAAAAGCACATCATATTCGGCGGCGAAAAGCAGCTGAAGCAAAGCATCATTGAGGCTTTCCAGGAAATGCCCGATATCAAAAGAATGTTCATCTACACAACCTGTGCGACTGCCCTGATCGGAGATGATCCTAAAGCTGTTGCCAAAGCCGTAGAGAAAGAGCTTGGCGATGTGGATATCTTTGTTGTCGAATGTCCGGGATTCGCCGGCGTCAGCCAATCGAAGGGCCACCACGTACTCAATATGGGCTGGATCAACGAGAAGGTAGGCACTCTGGAACCGACCATTACCAGTCCTTATACGATTAACTTTATCGGTGACTATAACATTCAGGGCGATTCTCAGGTGCTGGAGAAATATTTCCACAAGATGGGCATTCAAATTATCGCTCACTTTACCGGCAACGCATCGTATGACGATCTGCGCGGCATGCACAGAGCGCAATTAAACGTAGTTAACTGCGCCCGTTCCGCAGGCTATATTGCCAACGAATTGAAGAAACGGTACGGCATTCCCCGTCTTGATATCGACTCCTGGGGCTTCGAATATTGCCAGGATGCGCTTCGCAAAGTCGGCGCCTTCTTCGGTCTTGAAGATAAGGCTGAGGAGGTTATTGCCGAAGAGGTTGCCAAGTACAAGGAGCAAATGGAATGGTACCGTGCTGGCTTGAAAGGCAAAAAAGTATGTATCTGGACAGGCGGCCCTCGCTTGTGGCACTGGACCAAAGCTTTGGAGGATGACCTTGGAATGACTGTCGTGGCAATGTCCTCCAAATTCGGTCACCAGGAAGACTTTGAAAAAGTTATCGCCCGCGGCAACGAGGGTACCATCTACATTGACGATGCCAACGAGCTTGAATTCTTCGAAGTATTGGAAATGGTAAAACCGGACCTGGTTCTGACCGGACCTCGCGTTGGTGATCTGGTGAAGAAGCTGCATCTGCCTTATATCAATGGTCATGCTTATCATAACGGCCCGTACATGGGCTTTGAAGGCTCTGTCAATATGGCTCGCGATATGTACAACGCCATCTATTCGCCGCTGATGAAGCTGGCGGCAATCGACGTTAGAGAAAAGGCCGCTCTGGAAGTCGGCGTGTAA
- a CDS encoding nitrogenase component 1, which translates to MSIETTFSDSIVFHGPLSELYQLAKEGKIKTSLQGSHTRPCKFWTATKILSGIQNSVIIAHGPSGCAFGVKKAYKLTNSRNSGSPYEAVISTNIDMKGVVYGGEKELRGAIREVDNKYRPDVIFVSTSCATGIIGDNVDAVVNSLKDEVNAEIMTIHCEGFAGEYRSGFDLVFKQLVKLMEPRTPEREAVLAKSVNIVGGKMGPERTEVDTDVKELVRLVEGMGAHINSVIAGNCTLEELKNAPSVAVNCTLCLDLGYTIGREMKETFGTPLNSTILPYGISATERWLREAAKYLDLKDEAEALIASEYGAIQQEIEDAKAQLEGKLAIVEAHDAIKALSIAHMLEKDFGMRVVIYNFHPWSTEARETSIDYLLETGMDPEVLITKGTLKFGKYESMKQTEEELLAFLGSVDPASTVYFGSSLSYPAIPVVDLNAILNRPRFGFRGALKVAQCILTSMRYSFRPRSWLTKKMVFPEQSQGLASASSLTPKWSEEAPDCTLYAAERRKGRCMMN; encoded by the coding sequence ATGTCTATAGAAACAACATTTTCGGATAGCATCGTCTTTCATGGGCCATTGAGCGAGCTATACCAGCTGGCTAAGGAAGGAAAGATTAAGACCAGCTTACAGGGCAGTCATACCCGTCCCTGCAAATTCTGGACGGCGACGAAAATATTGAGCGGTATCCAGAATTCCGTAATTATTGCCCACGGGCCCAGCGGTTGCGCCTTCGGCGTCAAGAAGGCTTACAAGCTGACGAATTCCCGTAATAGCGGCTCTCCCTATGAAGCGGTCATCAGTACGAATATTGATATGAAGGGAGTCGTTTACGGCGGAGAGAAGGAACTGAGAGGGGCAATACGTGAAGTTGATAATAAGTATCGTCCTGACGTGATCTTCGTTTCCACCAGCTGCGCCACAGGCATCATTGGCGATAATGTGGACGCCGTTGTGAACAGCTTGAAGGACGAAGTGAACGCAGAGATCATGACCATACATTGCGAGGGCTTTGCCGGCGAATACCGAAGCGGCTTTGACCTTGTGTTCAAGCAGTTAGTTAAACTGATGGAGCCCCGGACTCCAGAACGAGAAGCGGTATTGGCCAAATCCGTTAATATTGTCGGGGGTAAAATGGGTCCCGAACGGACGGAAGTCGATACGGACGTTAAAGAGCTGGTGCGTCTTGTCGAAGGCATGGGAGCTCATATCAATAGTGTCATTGCAGGAAACTGCACACTCGAGGAATTGAAGAATGCGCCGAGCGTTGCGGTCAACTGCACGCTTTGCCTGGATCTTGGCTATACCATAGGCAGAGAAATGAAAGAAACTTTCGGAACTCCGCTGAATTCTACCATACTGCCTTACGGAATAAGCGCGACAGAGCGCTGGCTGCGCGAAGCGGCGAAATATTTGGACTTAAAGGACGAAGCAGAAGCATTGATTGCCAGCGAATACGGAGCCATTCAGCAGGAAATAGAGGATGCAAAGGCGCAGCTTGAAGGAAAACTGGCTATTGTTGAAGCTCATGACGCCATTAAGGCCCTGTCGATTGCACATATGCTGGAGAAAGATTTTGGCATGCGGGTCGTTATCTATAATTTTCACCCATGGAGTACGGAAGCAAGGGAAACGAGCATCGACTATTTACTGGAGACGGGGATGGACCCGGAAGTGTTGATCACAAAAGGAACGCTTAAATTCGGCAAATACGAATCCATGAAGCAGACGGAGGAAGAGCTTCTGGCCTTTCTCGGAAGCGTGGACCCGGCGTCAACGGTATACTTCGGATCGTCGCTCAGTTATCCGGCCATTCCGGTGGTTGATCTGAACGCCATTCTAAATCGTCCGCGCTTTGGCTTTCGGGGCGCGTTAAAGGTTGCTCAGTGTATTCTGACATCCATGAGATATTCGTTCCGTCCGCGCAGTTGGCTGACCAAGAAGATGGTATTTCCCGAGCAGTCCCAAGGATTGGCCTCCGCTTCGTCCCTTACGCCTAAATGGAGCGAAGAGGCGCCGGATTGCACGCTGTATGCAGCGGAAAGGAGGAAGGGAAGATGTATGATGAATTAG
- a CDS encoding ABC transporter substrate-binding protein, which yields MLRLTQEVLKKLAIAGVTGGLVLTAACASETTNPSGASSSQPVNSAQPAAVSSATRVIKDATGRTVTIPKEINRIAAAGALAQMVCMLGGFDKIVATSESVQTGMFAKLFPGIKNLPLAFTGTGPSSRVNMEAILEAEPQVVFSAFNEEDAATMQAANTVMLGTLLNTPDDIMNTLKMVGEVIGPDAEKKASDFAAYYKGNIQEASNLTRSGSKVRVFLAGGDGSKGAINTTVGNDINTSYVEAAGGINIAAAQFPKAPGNGAAAVDFEYLIAEQPDVIIASSRAVYDYIIDASNGSKWQSLTAVKNKKVYLNPKGVYLWSVRSAEGALQPLWLAKILHPEETSGLDLDKLVKDFYKTYYFHDLSDQELQEILFPSK from the coding sequence ATGTTGAGATTAACGCAGGAAGTTTTGAAAAAGCTGGCTATTGCAGGAGTAACAGGCGGATTGGTGCTTACGGCAGCGTGCGCGTCTGAGACAACGAATCCATCCGGAGCATCCTCATCCCAACCTGTGAATTCGGCGCAACCGGCCGCTGTCAGCTCTGCAACTAGAGTTATTAAGGATGCAACTGGAAGAACCGTAACGATTCCTAAAGAAATCAATCGGATTGCAGCAGCTGGAGCGTTGGCTCAGATGGTATGTATGCTGGGCGGCTTTGATAAGATTGTCGCTACCTCGGAAAGTGTGCAGACCGGAATGTTTGCCAAGCTGTTTCCGGGAATTAAAAATCTTCCTCTTGCCTTTACCGGAACGGGCCCCAGCAGCCGCGTCAACATGGAGGCGATTTTGGAGGCGGAGCCGCAAGTCGTGTTCAGTGCTTTTAACGAGGAAGATGCAGCCACTATGCAGGCGGCGAATACGGTTATGCTGGGGACCCTTCTCAATACTCCGGATGATATTATGAATACCCTGAAGATGGTAGGTGAAGTCATAGGTCCCGACGCGGAGAAGAAAGCCTCCGATTTTGCCGCGTATTATAAGGGGAATATCCAAGAAGCTTCCAATTTAACCCGATCAGGGTCCAAGGTAAGAGTATTTCTTGCGGGCGGAGACGGTTCCAAGGGCGCCATCAACACAACCGTAGGCAATGATATTAATACGTCCTATGTGGAGGCGGCAGGAGGGATTAATATAGCGGCAGCCCAATTTCCCAAAGCTCCCGGAAACGGGGCAGCAGCCGTCGATTTTGAGTATTTAATTGCCGAGCAGCCGGATGTCATCATCGCGTCAAGCAGAGCTGTGTATGATTACATCATTGACGCAAGCAACGGGAGCAAATGGCAGTCGTTAACGGCCGTAAAGAATAAAAAAGTCTATTTGAATCCAAAAGGCGTGTATTTATGGTCGGTAAGAAGCGCCGAGGGAGCTTTACAGCCGCTATGGCTGGCAAAGATTCTGCATCCCGAAGAGACTTCCGGGCTTGATCTGGACAAGCTTGTGAAGGATTTCTACAAAACTTATTATTTCCATGATCTCAGTGATCAGGAATTACAGGAAATTTTGTTCCCGAGCAAATAA
- a CDS encoding homocitrate synthase, with product MQSKVSFQLVDTTMRDGEQTAGVVFSQEEKLQMALKLDEAGIPWIEAGIPAMGRREQETLKEMLSLPLRATLIAWNRADEADIRASIACGFSHIHLSLPVSDLHIQFKLKKSREWVLERLQHILQFTKSFGCTVFVGAEDASRADPEFLLQYADVASRFGAERLRYADTVGCLDPFETFSRVNHLVSRSGLPVEFHGHNDFGLAAANTLSAFHAGAALASVTVSGIGERAGNASLEEVVTSMSHLYRFSCGLQLHVLPELTHLLSRASGRPIQTYRSVMTAMNG from the coding sequence ATGCAGTCGAAGGTCTCGTTCCAGCTTGTTGATACCACGATGCGCGATGGTGAACAAACGGCGGGTGTCGTATTCTCCCAGGAGGAAAAACTGCAAATGGCTTTGAAGCTTGATGAGGCAGGTATACCCTGGATTGAAGCGGGAATCCCGGCTATGGGCCGCCGCGAACAGGAGACGCTCAAAGAAATGCTGTCGCTGCCGCTTCGAGCGACTCTCATTGCCTGGAACAGGGCGGATGAAGCCGATATTCGCGCTTCCATAGCTTGCGGCTTCTCGCATATTCATCTGTCTCTCCCGGTATCCGACCTTCATATTCAGTTTAAGCTCAAGAAGAGCCGCGAATGGGTGTTGGAGCGCCTTCAGCATATTTTACAATTTACGAAAAGCTTTGGCTGTACGGTATTTGTGGGAGCGGAGGATGCTTCAAGGGCGGACCCTGAATTCCTGCTTCAATATGCGGATGTGGCGTCCCGCTTCGGAGCCGAGCGTCTGCGTTATGCGGATACGGTGGGCTGTCTGGACCCTTTCGAGACGTTTAGCAGAGTAAATCATCTTGTGAGCAGATCCGGCCTGCCGGTGGAATTCCATGGCCATAATGATTTTGGACTTGCCGCCGCGAACACGTTATCGGCGTTTCATGCGGGCGCGGCGCTGGCAAGCGTGACGGTTTCGGGTATCGGGGAAAGAGCGGGGAATGCCTCGCTGGAGGAGGTTGTTACTTCGATGTCGCATCTGTATAGATTCTCATGCGGCCTTCAGCTTCATGTGCTGCCTGAGCTAACGCATCTGCTCTCTAGAGCGAGCGGCAGACCTATTCAGACTTATCGATCCGTTATGACCGCGATGAACGGGTAG
- a CDS encoding nitrogenase component 1 yields the protein MYDELEFNHCSHSKDPIIGCALEGVANVIAGIKDVSIIIHSPQGCASTVATAFDKHEIDFTRRKVGCTRLFETDIIMGASEKLAGMIREADRTFNSKVMFIVGTCSADIIGEDIDGLCREMQPEIKARLIPVMAGGFRGDSFAGIDMGLEALLPLIPKQEIKLINKVNLILPQSNLNPTWQADLLWVKEVLREMGVDVLSVLPHNMAMEELEEAGLASANILLSHDAGYKFVRKLEERHQIPFILGDIPLPIGLSNTARWLRAAGRYFGAEEKAEEIITRGEKLVVETLRKRALMIIPRYRNCRVALSADATLGVGMVRMLFEELEMIPEMVLLHSGTQEARELLANELNELGLATRVAFSVDGYQVKQAITEAKTDVVIGSAWEKYMAEEAGIKTSFDLLSPTNRDVYLDRAYFGYEGMLNMLEVFGNDWERSYRSKEINWEQFAG from the coding sequence ATGTATGATGAATTAGAATTCAACCACTGTAGTCACAGCAAGGACCCGATTATCGGCTGTGCGCTTGAAGGCGTGGCGAATGTGATTGCCGGAATCAAGGATGTCAGTATCATTATCCATTCTCCCCAGGGCTGCGCATCGACTGTTGCGACGGCTTTCGATAAGCACGAAATTGATTTTACCAGACGAAAAGTGGGCTGTACCCGCTTGTTCGAGACGGATATCATTATGGGCGCTTCCGAGAAGCTGGCCGGCATGATCCGGGAAGCGGACCGAACGTTTAACTCCAAGGTTATGTTTATCGTAGGCACTTGTTCCGCTGACATTATCGGAGAGGATATTGACGGGCTGTGCAGGGAGATGCAGCCGGAGATTAAGGCCAGGCTCATTCCGGTTATGGCGGGGGGATTCCGGGGCGACAGCTTCGCCGGCATTGATATGGGGCTTGAGGCCCTGCTGCCCTTGATTCCGAAGCAGGAAATCAAGCTGATCAACAAGGTGAATCTCATTCTCCCTCAATCCAATCTGAATCCGACATGGCAGGCTGACCTCCTATGGGTCAAAGAAGTTCTCCGGGAGATGGGAGTCGATGTGCTGTCGGTGCTTCCCCACAATATGGCTATGGAGGAGCTCGAAGAAGCGGGATTGGCTTCCGCCAATATTTTGTTAAGCCATGATGCCGGTTATAAGTTTGTGCGCAAGCTGGAAGAGCGGCATCAGATTCCGTTTATCCTCGGTGATATTCCCCTGCCGATCGGATTATCCAATACGGCGCGCTGGCTAAGGGCGGCCGGCCGTTACTTTGGAGCGGAGGAGAAAGCGGAGGAGATCATTACCCGTGGAGAGAAGCTTGTCGTAGAAACGCTTCGGAAAAGGGCCTTGATGATTATTCCCCGTTACAGAAATTGCAGAGTCGCGTTATCGGCGGATGCGACTTTAGGTGTCGGCATGGTTCGGATGCTGTTCGAGGAACTCGAAATGATACCGGAAATGGTGCTGCTGCACTCGGGTACCCAAGAGGCCCGCGAGCTTTTGGCTAACGAGCTGAATGAACTTGGGCTTGCGACGCGCGTCGCTTTCTCTGTTGACGGTTATCAGGTAAAGCAAGCCATTACGGAAGCGAAGACGGATGTGGTGATCGGGTCGGCGTGGGAGAAATATATGGCGGAGGAAGCGGGGATCAAGACTTCGTTTGACTTGCTTAGCCCGACTAACCGGGATGTCTATTTGGATAGGGCTTATTTTGGATACGAAGGTATGCTCAATATGCTAGAAGTATTTGGTAATGATTGGGAGCGTTCCTATCGTTCCAAAGAGATCAATTGGGAGCAATTTGCGGGATGA